One region of Zingiber officinale cultivar Zhangliang chromosome 7B, Zo_v1.1, whole genome shotgun sequence genomic DNA includes:
- the LOC122005788 gene encoding CSC1-like protein RXW8 isoform X1: MKLSALLTSAGINIGVCALLLSLYSVLRKQPGNISVYFGRRLAEEHGRQRDSYVLERFVPSPSWILKAWQYTEEEILSAGGLDAVVFIRAIVFSIRVFSVAASICLFGILPLNYFGQEMHHVHIPSESLDVFNISNVMAKSRWLWVHCLALYIISISACILLYFEYKGISKLRQFYITRSLPNPSQFTVLVRGIPKSTEDPLTDTVRNFFTRYHGPSYLSHQMIYRVGKVQKIMSGAEKVYKKFVHFNHCAHDKRFRLKLSRCGLCGGKSNGFQLFRSQSESNKKVILNHPLTEKNKECAAAFVFFRTRYAALVTSKVLQSSNPMLWVIDLAPEPHDVYWSNLWLPYRQLWVRRISTLLGCIVFVVLFIIPVTFVQGLSQLDQLQQRLPFLKGILKKDFMIQIVTGYLPSVILQLFLYTVPPLMLLFSSVEGPISRSARKKSACTKVLYFTIWNVFFVNVLSGSVINQLNVISSPKDIPTQLAKAVPRQATLFITYVLTSGWASLSTEIMQPFALLWNFFRRYIFRIMEEDPDCILSFPYHTEVPRVLLFGLLGFTCAILAPLILPFLLVYFLLGYVVYRNQIMNVYITRYETGGRMWPIVHNTTIFSLVMAQIIALGVFGLKESTVASGFMIPLLILTLLFNEYCRQRFHPLFKNLPAQDLIDRDKEDEETGRMEQIHEQLFSAYCQFPAEISSSCTPDEDGEGSSGVDKKDMSGDDLQVDVKHPTLPNLPVFRLRQAVDAVSMLFSLQNRNLSNQRIISS; this comes from the exons ATGAAGCTTTCTGCTCTTTTGACATCTGCGGGTATTAACATTGGCGTCTGCGCTCTGCTATTATCTCTCTATTCGGTGCTCAGAAAGCAGCCAGGAAATATCAGTGTTTACTTTGGGCGGAGGCTCGCAGAGGAGCACGGACGACAGCGGGACTCATATGTTCTGGAGAGATTTGTTCCTTCGCCGAGTTGGATTTTGAAAGCTTGGCAATACACGGAAGAGGAGATCCTATCTGCTGGGGGCTTGGACGCAGTTGTATTCATTAGGGCCATTGTTTTCAG TATACGGGTTTTTTCTGTAGCTGCTTCTATATGCTTATTTGGTATCCTTCCGCTGAACTATTTTGGGCAAGAAATGCATCATGTCCACATTCCGTCAGAATCATTAGATGTATTTAACATCAGTAATGTCATGGCAAAATCACGATG GCTTTGGGTACATTGTCTTGCTCTCTATATAATATCCATTTCAGCTTGTATTCTTCTCTACTTT GAGTACAAAGGCATTTCTAAATTGAGGCAGTTTTATATTACTCGATCACTCCCCAACCCTAGCCAATTTACTGTACTTGTTCGTGGCATTCCAAAGTCAACAGAAGATCCACTCACTGATACTGTCAGGAACTTTTTCACAAGATATCATGGCCCGAGTTACCTTTCACATCAAATGATTTATCGGGTTGGAAAAGTCCAAAAAATTATG AGCGGCGCAGAGAAAGTTTATAAGAAGTTTGTGCACTTCAATCATTGTGCTCATGATAAGAGATTTCGTCTTAAACTTTCAAGGTGTGGTCTTTGTGGAGGAAAATCTAATGGTTTCCAGTTATTTCGGAGTCAATCTGAAAGTAACAAGAAAGTGATCCTTAATCATCCGTTGACTGAGAAAAATAAG GAATGTGCTGCTGCTTTTGTGTTTTTTAGAACTCGGTATGCTGCATTGGTTACTTCAAAAGTTCTCCAATCATCAAATCCTATGTTGTGGGTCATTGATCTTGCTCCAGAACCCCATGATGTGTACTGGTCAAATCTTTGGTTGCCATATCGACAGCTTTGGGTTCGGCGAATATCTACTCTTCTAGGTTGTATTGTGTTTGTGGTCTTGTTCATCATTCCAGTGACCTTTGTCCAAGGTTTATCTCAACTAGATCAGTTACAACAGCGGTTACCCTTTTTAAAAGGCATACTAAAAAA GGATTTTATGATACAAATAGTGACGGGGTACCTCCCGAGTGTCATCTTACAATTATTTCTTTACACAGTTCCTCCGTTGATGTTGTTGTTTTCTTCTGTGGAAGGACCAATTTCACGCAGTGCAAGGAAAAAGAGTGCATGCACTAAAGTCTTATATTTCACTATCTGGAATGTATTCTTCGTTAATGTTCTATCTGGTTCCGTCATTAACCAACTCAATGTAATATCGAGCCCAAAGGACATTCCTACCCAATTGGCTAAAGCTGTACCGAGGCAG GCCACATTGTTTATCACATATGTTCTCACTTCTGGTTGGGCAAGTTTGTCGACTGAGATAATGCAGCCATTTGCCCTCTTATGGAATTTTTTTAGGAGGTATATCTTTCGAATTATGGAGGAGGATCCTGATTGCATTCTATCGTTTCCTTATCATACAGAAGTTCCAAGAGTTCTTCTATTTGGACTACTTGGTTTCACATGTGCCATATTGGCACCTCTAATCTTGCCATTCTTGCTGGTCTACTTTCTCCTTGGATATGTCGTGTATCGTAACCAG ATCATGAATGTTTACATCACACGATACGAAACTGGTGGAAGAATGTGGCCTATAGTCCACAACACAACAATCTTTTCATTAGTAATGGCACAAATAATCGCTCTCGGTGTTTTTGGCCTCAAGGAATCAACTGTTGCCTCAGGGTTCATGATTCCACTTTTGATCTTAACTCTGCTTTTCAATGAGTACTGCAGGCAACGGTTTCATCCACTGTTTAAGAACCTCCCAGCACAG GACTTGATCGATAGGGACAAGGAAGATGAGGAAACTGGAAGAATGGAACAAATTCACGAACAGCTGTTTTCTGCCTATTGCCAGTTTCCTGCAGAAATCTCCAGCAGTTGTACGCCAGATGAAGATGGAGAAGGTTCGAGTGGCGTTGATAAGAAAGACATGTCGGGTGACGATTTACAAGTGGATGTCAAGCATCCAACGCTTCCTAACCTTCCAGTCTTTCGACTCCGACAAGCTGTTGATGCTGTCAGCATGCTTTTCTCACTGCAAAACAGGAATTTATCAAATCAAAGGATAATAAGTTCTTGA
- the LOC122005788 gene encoding CSC1-like protein RXW8 isoform X2 produces MKLSALLTSAGINIGVCALLLSLYSVLRKQPGNISVYFGRRLAEEHGRQRDSYVLERFVPSPSWILKAWQYTEEEILSAGGLDAVVFIRAIVFSIRVFSVAASICLFGILPLNYFGQEMHHVHIPSESLDVFNISNVMAKSRWLWVHCLALYIISISACILLYFEYKGISKLRQFYITRSLPNPSQFTVLVRGIPKSTEDPLTDTVRNFFTRYHGPSYLSHQMIYRVGKVQKIMSGAEKVYKKFVHFNHCAHDKRFRLKLSRCGLCGGKSNGFQLFRSQSESNKKVILNHPLTEKNKECAAAFVFFRTRYAALVTSKVLQSSNPMLWVIDLAPEPHDVYWSNLWLPYRQLWVRRISTLLGCIVFVVLFIIPVTFVQGLSQLDQLQQRLPFLKGILKKDFMIQIVTGYLPSVILQLFLYTVPPLMLLFSSVEGPISRSARKKSACTKVLYFTIWNVFFVNVLSGSVINQLNVISSPKDIPTQLAKAVPRQIMNVYITRYETGGRMWPIVHNTTIFSLVMAQIIALGVFGLKESTVASGFMIPLLILTLLFNEYCRQRFHPLFKNLPAQDLIDRDKEDEETGRMEQIHEQLFSAYCQFPAEISSSCTPDEDGEGSSGVDKKDMSGDDLQVDVKHPTLPNLPVFRLRQAVDAVSMLFSLQNRNLSNQRIISS; encoded by the exons ATGAAGCTTTCTGCTCTTTTGACATCTGCGGGTATTAACATTGGCGTCTGCGCTCTGCTATTATCTCTCTATTCGGTGCTCAGAAAGCAGCCAGGAAATATCAGTGTTTACTTTGGGCGGAGGCTCGCAGAGGAGCACGGACGACAGCGGGACTCATATGTTCTGGAGAGATTTGTTCCTTCGCCGAGTTGGATTTTGAAAGCTTGGCAATACACGGAAGAGGAGATCCTATCTGCTGGGGGCTTGGACGCAGTTGTATTCATTAGGGCCATTGTTTTCAG TATACGGGTTTTTTCTGTAGCTGCTTCTATATGCTTATTTGGTATCCTTCCGCTGAACTATTTTGGGCAAGAAATGCATCATGTCCACATTCCGTCAGAATCATTAGATGTATTTAACATCAGTAATGTCATGGCAAAATCACGATG GCTTTGGGTACATTGTCTTGCTCTCTATATAATATCCATTTCAGCTTGTATTCTTCTCTACTTT GAGTACAAAGGCATTTCTAAATTGAGGCAGTTTTATATTACTCGATCACTCCCCAACCCTAGCCAATTTACTGTACTTGTTCGTGGCATTCCAAAGTCAACAGAAGATCCACTCACTGATACTGTCAGGAACTTTTTCACAAGATATCATGGCCCGAGTTACCTTTCACATCAAATGATTTATCGGGTTGGAAAAGTCCAAAAAATTATG AGCGGCGCAGAGAAAGTTTATAAGAAGTTTGTGCACTTCAATCATTGTGCTCATGATAAGAGATTTCGTCTTAAACTTTCAAGGTGTGGTCTTTGTGGAGGAAAATCTAATGGTTTCCAGTTATTTCGGAGTCAATCTGAAAGTAACAAGAAAGTGATCCTTAATCATCCGTTGACTGAGAAAAATAAG GAATGTGCTGCTGCTTTTGTGTTTTTTAGAACTCGGTATGCTGCATTGGTTACTTCAAAAGTTCTCCAATCATCAAATCCTATGTTGTGGGTCATTGATCTTGCTCCAGAACCCCATGATGTGTACTGGTCAAATCTTTGGTTGCCATATCGACAGCTTTGGGTTCGGCGAATATCTACTCTTCTAGGTTGTATTGTGTTTGTGGTCTTGTTCATCATTCCAGTGACCTTTGTCCAAGGTTTATCTCAACTAGATCAGTTACAACAGCGGTTACCCTTTTTAAAAGGCATACTAAAAAA GGATTTTATGATACAAATAGTGACGGGGTACCTCCCGAGTGTCATCTTACAATTATTTCTTTACACAGTTCCTCCGTTGATGTTGTTGTTTTCTTCTGTGGAAGGACCAATTTCACGCAGTGCAAGGAAAAAGAGTGCATGCACTAAAGTCTTATATTTCACTATCTGGAATGTATTCTTCGTTAATGTTCTATCTGGTTCCGTCATTAACCAACTCAATGTAATATCGAGCCCAAAGGACATTCCTACCCAATTGGCTAAAGCTGTACCGAGGCAG ATCATGAATGTTTACATCACACGATACGAAACTGGTGGAAGAATGTGGCCTATAGTCCACAACACAACAATCTTTTCATTAGTAATGGCACAAATAATCGCTCTCGGTGTTTTTGGCCTCAAGGAATCAACTGTTGCCTCAGGGTTCATGATTCCACTTTTGATCTTAACTCTGCTTTTCAATGAGTACTGCAGGCAACGGTTTCATCCACTGTTTAAGAACCTCCCAGCACAG GACTTGATCGATAGGGACAAGGAAGATGAGGAAACTGGAAGAATGGAACAAATTCACGAACAGCTGTTTTCTGCCTATTGCCAGTTTCCTGCAGAAATCTCCAGCAGTTGTACGCCAGATGAAGATGGAGAAGGTTCGAGTGGCGTTGATAAGAAAGACATGTCGGGTGACGATTTACAAGTGGATGTCAAGCATCCAACGCTTCCTAACCTTCCAGTCTTTCGACTCCGACAAGCTGTTGATGCTGTCAGCATGCTTTTCTCACTGCAAAACAGGAATTTATCAAATCAAAGGATAATAAGTTCTTGA